The genomic stretch TCAATAGTGATGAAATTAAATTGAAAAGAGTGTTTCAATAGCAAAAGTTTTAGGCTGTACAAGCTCAACTAGTCACTTTCCTCATGGCAAAAGTACCTCAAACTCCTCAATTTATACTTAAAATCCCAATATGGGGGGGTATAATGGAGTTGAGCTTCTCTTAATTGTTCATGATATCTTATCTTATTATCCAAAAATGATAACTTGGAAACAAAATCTCAAAGGGACCAGTAGAGTAGTAATGTGGGACAGTGAGTAGGAAGAACACTGTGTAGAGGCCGGGAATATCTGTGCTAGCTTCATGTTGCCGCATGGCGATGCTGTGAAAAATGCCATGCAATGAGAAATGAAAAGAAAGAGAGGCCTTTGAGGAGTGGTTTTTCTCTGGTGTGAAAATTGGGAAGCTATCTGTGCTAGCTTTCATGTTGCCGCAATGTGACGCCTTGAAAGTCGCAGTGCAATTTCCAAACATAGACTAAGAAATGAAAACAAAGTGAGGCCTTTGAGGAGGGGTTTTTCTCGGGCGCTTCCTGAAATTCACAACTTCAACCCGCCCACATGGCTCAGCTTCAGAAATAGATGACTCCGGTTCCGAATTAAGGTTATCACTCATAGTGAAGTCAATTGCTTCAATTTTGGGAGTGATGGTGCATCTACCACTTTGGTTGAAAACTAAACTCCTTTTTGTGTGATGATTAGGACCTTGGCTTTGAGGCTCCACTGAAAGCGCTGAGATCTATCAACAACACATGATTTGAGTTAATGCGATGTAATAGGAAACAGCAAAATTTTACCATTACTTTAGAGCATGTTTGTTTACCTTGCATATAATTGAGCACCAGCGACTGCGCTCGTCTTGCAAGTGTTTTCCACATTCTTCGCATGTAGTACCTCCCAATTTAAATCTTGCGGATAAGTTGCTTTCTTTTGATTTAGATTCAGGGCATTGATCACCAGGTTTAGATTTATAGATTGGAGGCCGAGGTTTTAGATGCACAATCCTTTCATTATTGGATATGTAAGTCTGATAAATCACAGAAACCATTGTAAGTGTGGATGTGGATGATCAATAACAAATTGGTGCATACTTCAACAATTAAGCAAATAGTTAGATTGAGTGTGAGAGTGTATACATGGACAATGTTCAATAACAATGATACTAGtagaaaagaaaaataaacacAACTTATTTCATGGAGAAACAACATTAGAACATTCATAATATAACCCATATAGAAAATTTAGTCACTGTAAGTAATTTCAACAGGTTAACAACATTAGAGTTTATCACCAACCAGAGAAACACAAATGAAATCAAGCACAATATAGAAGCAATTAAGCAGATTAATGCAAGTAAGTTGGATTAAATCAGAGAGAAAATGAAACAATGATTCAGTAGTATACTATATCTTGGGACAAAAGAGACCTGAATATTTGAGCAGTCAAAATGCTTGTGCAAATCGGAATGCCGAAAAACATCCTGATAGGAATATCTGTATATCTGAAACATTGTATGCATGGAATGAGCTTCCTTACAGTGCCTACACATTCTAACAGCACAATCTACACAGAAAGTATTGTTCTCGTTAGATCGAAGATCATGATGATCATCACAATAACCAGAACTACTATTCATAAGTTCCCTAATCCAATCTCTATTCCTTTCCTTTGGTGAATCATTCTTCCCCACCTGCAAAATCCATCATTCAGTTTAACCACAAAATATCAATTCAAGAACcctaaaaaacaaaaataaaaactcaTTTCATTATTTCAACAATCAATAACTGAAAACAGTAAACTTGAAACAAACATCAAAAACCTAAACCTAATCTCAGATATTCAAACTGCAATTGAAAAATCAACTAAATCTTCACATGCAGATTGCAAATTACTATTATCATAGAACAATCAACATTTACAGAAAAGATTACTGAAATCATCAGAATAAGTTCAACTAAACATCATCAGAATAAGTTCAACtaaacatcatcatcatcaagaatCAACCAAATCTAAAAATTGTTCTTACCATTTCTTTGGTTTCAGATTTGGATACTCAAACAAGTAGAAGATGCGGCGTGAAAAagcagagagagagagagattgaaATAAAGAAAAAGTTATTATGAgttcttatatatatatatatatatatatatatatatatatatatatatatatatatatatatatatatatatatatatatatatataattgtgattttaattttaattttaaaattaagataattattaattaaatatataataatataaaattattGTAACGTTGGGAAAAGTGAAATATGAAGAAAGAAAAAACGTTTCTTTTGGGGCAAGGGTTAAAGTACCGTACAATCGGCGGGAAGTTGAATGACTTCATACCGTTAGATTAGAATGTGATCTAACGGTGGTAGTTTGTTTGCAGTGAATGTTCTGTGGGACCCAATACGAGTAGAAAGTTATTGGAAATCCCAAAAAGTTCGCTAGCTGCTCCCCACCGATTTCCCGCCAATTTAACCGAAATTCTCGGAATATTTAATTttcgtttttatttatttatttattgtaaataaattaaattatgtGGTGGCCCAAAAATACTATCCTAGGGTGAGAGTGGCAGTTCAAAGATATAAAAGCATTCACGAGACGTGTGTTTTACATTTAAAAGTTTCAAATTTTGAAAGCTACTtcaattaattttatttatatcgTGATTTAATCAATTTTTAGATTTGAAAATTTATTGACTCGAGGTCTGTTCAATTTTAAAGTATTTTAAAGGACTACATAATTGATTGAATTAAATTCATTTAATTAAATTTATGGATAGATATTCAATTCATCAGATATATTTTTATGGTAGGTTTTAAATACGATAAATCAACTttaaaataatcatattttttattttttaataataaatttattttaaaaataataattaaaaaaaccataaaaaagtggtcctttatttttttcaaaaaaaatattataaaaataataattaaaaatgtttttttttctctttccCTCTCTTTTTCTCTAACCATACTATTAATGAtccataaaataaaataatcttAGAAACTTATAAATAAAAGGTTCATGTAAGAATCTTAATCGACGCACAAATCATCTGAGAAACCTTCTCCCCATCTAAACAGCCTTTAAGATAACATTCTTTTTTATAATTAGTGGATGATACTTCTCAGTAATATCTGAGCACGCTTATGGTATCATCGCCAACGTAGCACAAACGATAATAATATCAATAATGGAAGAACTAGTCATCGAGACTAGCACAATAAAAGAGTCTTAAAAACATCTTGAGAGAGACGGAGTATATATTATTTAGCAACCACTATCACGACTATTTTCATTATCGTTACTCAAGACACTAAACAAAAGAACATAATGAGTTCGCCCTACCCAAAAAAGGAAAGGTGACGACTTCCACATTAGGCCAAATCATAACATGGAAAAGTCCAATCACTAGGCTCCTCACCCCATTCGTAAATATTACGATGAAAATGGCATCAGACTGTGctcttattattattattattattaataataataataataataataataatcaactAAGTCTTATTTTATTAAGTGGTATTTGTTACATTGATCAATTTTCGCCATAATACTCTATCCAGGACCATATTTTGGATATCTCATTAAGGGAAATAATGGTAGATtatctataaatagagacttcataCAAGAACCTCAACCATATCATATTTAATCATCACTATGGATCTTTGCCCATGGCACATTGCAAAAGGCCCATACCAAGTACAGCAAGAACACCTTTCAATAAAAGGAACAAAACTCGCAACTTAAATGATTTATGTTCCTACTATATCACAATGGATTCACTTGTCCTATGTTAAAAATATGGAAAGAGAATGAACCTTGTGGGCATAAGAATATTTGAATACCTAAGAGTTAAATAATCTATGTTGGGGATCGCCTTAGCAATGGAAACATGAGTTTTAAAGGAAATTAGAAAGGTATACTCATCAGTTATGGCATTGTAGGTTGCTATTCATTTCTCTCTACCATTAATGTTTTACTTGTTAATGGAGGAATGCATAACATATTCTAAATTGCAAGTGTACTAAATTGTCATGGTGATAAAAAAATGATAGAGCCACATAATGTCAAACTTAAAGACAGTTAatctttatttaattttaatttcattaTTTTGATTGAACAAAAGTTTAGGGTTTTTAATTGGGTTGATAGAAAGAGATGATTAATAGATGAAGATAAAATGCAAAGTAATGAATAAAAATATATTAGTAAAGATGTTAGGGATTGATTATATTGGTTGTGTTTTCCTCGAATGTTCTAAATAAATCTTataacacccacatataatatacatctaaaaaatatattatacataGTGTAGTATTTTAAATATTGTCCACCTTTTTACTATTACATGTGTTTTAGTTGCATTTTATCTCGAATGAACGAGATAGTTCATTTATTAGTAAATTGAGTATAAGGAGTAGGAATATGAGGTCTTGAATTCAAGTTTCACTTTTCTCACTTTttatatttttctcttttatcttttttcacaaaaattgtattttttatttatttttaaattaatttttgtttcttttctttattaggtattttttaaatatttaattttcatttctttcgttttatttaataaaattaatcaaaaaatattaaaaattaaaaaatatcaAAAGTGTTCATATCCAATGTATTTTGTCAATCTTTTTTGATTGGTGAATTTTTTTATATATAGTTTCTAATTGATTGTACTTTATCacaattaattcattttcatttgCAGTGATATAATTTGTCTTATAAATAAGATTCATTTCCGTTTTTCAGAGAGGATTACACAGAGATTCATACAGAGTCCCAAACACGTTTTTGAGTCCCAACTTTGTTTTAAAGAGtttatttttattgattttttataAAGTAATATGATGATTTCTTATGCCTCTTTATTTTTCTTGTAAAAATCATTTGATCAATAATATTAACACCACTCTTACACCTATTACACGTAGAGTTTCACAGGGTCTCAAAATTTTTTAAGAGCCCCAATTTTTAAGTAgttttatattttttcttttattttaaattttttttttaaatcgCATGATGACTGTAATTTGATGCTCCCCTCTATTTTTATGATTATGCATTCTTGTCATTATTATATAATATTCACTAACAATTCATTGTATAAATCATCATCCGAATTTCTAACCTGTAATTTCTTTTTAGCACTAACACAATAACATAATTTATATACATATACTTCTATTATTTTATAAAATCATGTAGTCGTGTTTATTTATAGTTTCATAAATATAATTTGCGTAAATCATCTTATAGTATTtataaatataattattttatgTTATTAATTTATCATATCAACATACTAGTGTTCATTTTTATATATTTGATTTTACTGTTATATATATTTTGGTGTGTTAGAAAtagaaaaatattatttaattacATATAAAAAGTGTTTTTTTAGAATATAAAAATTCATGATGGATGATTGTAATTTTTGGAAGTTTATATATATTTGAATTTATTTTGTCATTATAATATTTTCTAATTTATAATGTTGTATAGTGAAGATATCACAAAGCAACATCAAACTTTCCTGTTAGGTTATGCTTGTAATTTGTTACGTAAATTGCAATTTTATTTTCAGGCAGCTTCTGTGCAGATTCGTCGATCGAGTTCAAGGTAACAGAGGCATCAAGCACACAGTTCAATCTCACCACTGACAACACTTTATATTATAACTTCAAGTTCAACATTATGGCGAACAATTCCAACAACACGATGAGAAGTGAAAAATTCAAAAGAAAAACACACATTCAAATAACCATCTCAAACCTTCATAAAATTCAATTTCTTCAACTAATCTTAAAACAACAATAGTAACTCAAATCTAGTTCAACACAGAGAGAAAATGAATCAAATAATTCCGAAGACATACAGATCCAATTTGACATAAAAGAAGAAGAGAAATCAAAGCTCGTCAGAGTCTCATCGGATCCCGCACGAATTCGACCAGAAACCATTGTTTCTGAAAAATCTCTGATCATCGCACCACCATTTGTGCGAAATGGCCGACGAAACCCCCTCCCTTATTCACACACATCCACCAACGAAAACCACCACAAAGTCGTTGCACACATCAAGACCGATGCTAGTCCGTCCCCCCGTCATCCTCACCTTCGATGCATTGCCACATAAATCCTATGTCACGCACAATCACTGCCCAAATCGCTATtcctttctttttttctttttttcgaTCTGTTCTTTGATGATGGTGATGAAACTATGAGTTTGAAAATTAATTTGAGATAGAGCGAAGAAATGATGTGaaggaattttgaattttgatcTTGTGCTGGAAACCGAGTTAAGAGAAAGAGAAATGTTATATCCCTTTCAAAACGTGTGGTATGTGTTTGTGCATTTTCTTTGTTATCTAATATCTAACTAATAAAAACAATTCCTAATTACTCTCTAATTTATCCTTTTGATC from Lathyrus oleraceus cultivar Zhongwan6 chromosome 7, CAAS_Psat_ZW6_1.0, whole genome shotgun sequence encodes the following:
- the LOC127106481 gene encoding uncharacterized protein LOC127106481, producing MVGKNDSPKERNRDWIRELMNSSSGYCDDHHDLRSNENNTFCVDCAVRMCRHCKEAHSMHTMFQIYRYSYQDVFRHSDLHKHFDCSNIQTYISNNERIVHLKPRPPIYKSKPGDQCPESKSKESNLSARFKLGGTTCEECGKHLQDERSRWCSIICKISALSVEPQSQGPNHHTKRSLVFNQSGRCTITPKIEAIDFTMSDNLNSEPESSISEAEPCGRVEVVNFRKRPRKTPPQRPHFVFIS